The genomic DNA AACATCATTATTACGAATTAGAACATATGCTTTTTCTAGTGGTGGGTAGAATAAAAGTTATTTACTTACTTTATTTTGCGAATCATcaattcatgataaatatgaAATACGGGCAAATTATTGTAAGtctaaaaaattgtaaattgtaaatattacCCCCATTAAACAAAAagtatttttccattattttgTTGCCTATTTTTGAAGTAACAagtgatacatatatatatatatatatatatttcattatatcttttatgatttttttttcaattccaaAATAACCTTAGCATTGTCCTgatattattaattgataaaatgtTACGAAATCaatatatcatatttaaaatcaaaataaaatttcttactATATTGTTTTAAATAGTAACAGTTCATTTATTAAGTTGTCGATAAGGCTAATTAATGTGCAAATGAATATAGGTGGCAACTGTACAACCATTAAATGTTCATTTAACATTTGAATTAAAGATGGTCACATAAATATTATGCaaattatatagatattttttgaatattgcacaatattttgtaaatattacaTAGATTACATCTTAATATTATAAAGATTATATGAATATTCTGTATTATGCAAATTAGATGAATATTACAAGTTTGTAGTGATATTCTACAAAagcttttgttatatttatatataatcttgTACAATTCACATAATccctaaaataaaattgagacgATTATATTGTTAGTGATGATGGTCTAATTGAGATTAATgatccttaattatttttgggTTCAGGATGTATGTCGAAATTATTAATcatataaagatattttatttaagttaaacAGTTACTTGATTTAACGATATGGatattatgaaaaatcaattatatcATAAGCGATGATACGACTATATATAACTACATAAAAATCGTTTTATCATTAAGTTATTGATAGATACAGAtgaataaatgttatttatgaTTGTGTTAGTTGTAGAATGTAGTCAACTCTTACAAGTCTAGTAATTATTGAGATCGACAtttgtaaaaatacattcacaCATGACAGGGTGTTAAGTGCTAACATCTTGGTtactaaaatataaactattgatataaatttattcaaatcttAATAACAATAATCACAACCTTTAATCACACTAACTAAATGATGTTAGCTATATGAATTGTACATCTTTAACTATTTCTATTCATGATCATGTGTTTAATAATATGCTAGTAATCTCAATAACAGTAATCACAAGTTTTAATTCTACTAGCTTGCGATGCACAAATCATTTAGCATATTCAACCATCCATGCCCTTGATCATGAAGTCTATAAAATCAATTGTTGTGTTATAGACAAAACCCATTAAAAATGACCAAAGAAAAGGCCAAAATATCATTTGGGGCTAAAAGACGTAAATTTCCCATATggagagaatcccacacaacgCGCAAATTAGATAACTCTAACATTCGAAAATCTCCCCAAATATTCCAAGAACAAGATAAACAATTAtctataaagaattctaattctaaaaaaattaattaagataaacgTCATTCATAAgagataaacatcatctataacaATTTTTGTCTTAACCAAACTAAGACTaatcaagataaacattatctacAATAATCTTAATCCCAAATTAATCAAGACTACTctatatttttgtgtaaataaaCATGCACTCATTTCTGAAAATATACGACATCTCTAATATTAGTTTCCATACAGTTTATATCATCTTTAGTGTCTGACTTAAGCAGCAAAGTGTTTGCCCGGGGACCTCCCCGCACCTTctgattatttttcttatttttgtagatTTAGACGTCTTGACGATGACGTTCCAATCAAATAAatctattgttgtattcaaataacaataattgacgtcgtctgtgggaaattTCTAAAACGCTTATAAATACTACAACGAGACTCACACAATTTCAAGCCGCACGAAgccaaattaaatcaattggGAAAAAAGACATTACACATTCTAGAGGAAGCTTGGACAGAAGAAGGCTAGGAAAAAATCAAAGAGAAGCCACAACGGAAGAATAAAACGATTGCAATTAGCCAATCGCTATCGCAGTAAGGACCGCTCCCCAGCATGGACGGAAGAGGCAACGCACAGGACAACAACAGCGGAAAAGCCGACGACGAACATGGATGCATCAAAAGCAAGCAACGACCTCCATCACCACCGGTGAACATGGTAACGAATGGAGCTTGGCTATAAAAGGGAAGGCTCGTAATCGAGAAATGGCACCAACCCGACGCCTTGAATTAATTGAAAAGCGGCAGGCCAAAAGATGAATCTCatagcccgattttttttattcaatttgtCCGATGACTTGGACAGTTCTCTGATCTCCTTATGGATTAGGATCTCTTGTAGCTTTGATTTCAAGCCCTTGATTGTCTTAATGTCTTTTTTTGGCAATGACACCCGATTCTCGTAAagatggtgatttttatggagtCGCTCCATACATATGTAGGTATTCATGTAATCCCTAGCGATTTCATCTCCCTAAGCCCTTGATTCTCAAATTCATAAGTTCCGTTTGATTCTtgagaatttagaagaaaaaacaacatatataattatcttGGCAGGTCGGCTCACTGCCAAgataagctttttttttttacctcttGGTGGTTCCATTTCCTTCAATCTATCAATTGTAAGAAGTTGCGATCCTAGCTTCGATAGGGTGTAACCTCTTCTAGATATAGCAAAgcatacataattatttacaaCACAAGCAACATGTGGATGAAGGAGTGAATGAGCATAAGAGACAACAACTCCAAGAAATTGCTCCTTTGAATGCAACAATAAAGGATATGTCCCCAAGAGCCCGAAATTAATTGATGGGAAATCAAAGAATAACGACGatcaaaaaacaaagaagacgAAGTGCAAGTTTTTAGAAAATCGACCACtagaaacagaaaacaaaatattctttCTGAGCGCAGACATAGCCATTACGTCGAActacgaaaataaaatatggatattcccTTTAATTACGGATGTAGGTGTTATGCTAAACCgcgaaaaaaaaatatgattattttctttgattGCGGACATAGACATCACATCAAactatggaaaaaaaatattattattttttctaattgtaGACATCGCCCACAATTCTAGCAAGTATATACACACGAAACTGGAGAGTCATGACAAAAGTTGTTTCAAGAACGTTAAGATGTTCAGGAGTCGCTTACATCGACGGACGAAGGATTCACCCCAAACACATGCAGATGTTGAAGTCCATTAAGATGTCTGGCGGTTAATGCCTAAGAGACTTGCCTCAGACACACGTGACAACAGTTAAGATATTTGGGGTCACTTGCATCTATGGACGAAAGACTCACCTTGAACACACACAAATGTTAAAGTTTGTTAAGACGTTTAGGGTCACTTCCGTTGACGAACGAAGAACTTACCCTGAACACACGTGGATACTGAAGTTCGTTAAAATGTCCAAGGACTCACCTCGGGCAACTGTTAAGATATTTGAGAGTCATTTACATCAACGAATGAAGGACTCACCCCGAACACATGCTGATGTTGTAGTCCGTTAAGATGTCCAGGGATCAGTAGATTAACAAGATTTACCTCAGGCACACGTGGCAACCATTAATATGTTTGGAGGTCGCTTGTGTCAATAGACGAAGGACTCGCCCTGAACACACACAGATATTGAAGACCATTAAAATGTTCAGAGGTGATTTGCGTCGACGGACGAAGGACTTATCGTGAATACACACGGATGTTTAAAAACCAAAACACAGACGTGCGAGAATGGTTTGAAAATCGAAGCACGAGGGCACGAGAACAATTCAAAAGGCCGAAGTGCAAAAGTGTGAGAATGGTTTGAAAATCGAAGCAAGAAGACGTGAGAATGGTTCAAAAAGTCGAAGCACGAACGTGTGATAATGGTTTAAAAACCAAAGCACGAAAGTGTAAGAGCGGTTCAGAAAACAAAAACGCAAAAAACGTGTGAATGGTTCATAAATCAAAAACTCAAAAGGTGAGAGAATAACCTATCATTAGAAATAATGGCAAGCCATAACATAGTCTACTCTTCCACCTAAGAAACTTAAATGAAAGAATGTGGAGTAATTGTTGTATCATGTACAAAATTCCATTAAAAAAACCCCCAAAAAATgcacaaaatatcattttgggctaaaaggcataaatttttcatacgCGAGGGAATGGGGGGTCCTACATAAACACGCAAACTAGATAACTCCAACATTAGAAAATCTCTCCCaatattccaagaaaatgatagataatcatccataaaaaattttaattctaaaatgatttcGAAATATTGGGATAAATGCCATCCATAAGAGATAGACATTGTCCATAATAATCTTAGTCCCAAGCAAACTAGAGATAATCAAGATAGACgttatttgtaataattctaatatcagattaattaaaattattcaatatttctctataaataaataggcACTCATTCCTAAAAATGTACGACGTCTTTAATATTGGTTTCAGTAcagttttcataattttcagtgtctaacttaagtatcgaaaTGTTTGCGTGGAGACCTTCCCGCGCCCtctgattgttttcttatttttacagATTTAGATGGTTTGATGACTACATTTTCAGTCaactaaattcattattgtaattAGATAATAACACTAATAATGTTACATGTGTATAGTCGAGAGATTATCAAATTTACTAGTTATCTACTAGTTTCACATATCTCGAGATCATCCCACACATGATCTCTAATTTCCCAAGATCCCAAGCCAAACTAGGACAATTTTTAAACTCTTGTTGCTGCACTTCTTCTCCAGAACCCGTAGCATATAGCAACAATCAAAAGAACACCAAAAGGTCAATTAGTCAAtctaaattgatcaaaatgaagcgacaaaatctatatatatatatagagagagagagaaagggggggggggggggggagagatttACCATAAGATGTGGTAAATCattaattcaatatttaagATGTTTAGAAATAAACATTTGGATcttttgttttgaaatctaAGTGTGGGAATGGCTTGCTCAAACACTTATacataatcataaaaaatcaaaatttacaaagatTATTTGTTTGAAAGAACTTGTTAGAGCGCATGTCGATCTAACAATAGAATATTCAAAACTCTTTGAACTGAAAAAGAAGTACTTGTagaatcaaaatagaaaacaaaaactctTAATTGACTTGTcaagtaagagaaaataatagtgTTGCACTGAAATAACTTAcaaagtatatatttataggccacaaaaAGATGGCAACCATTACATATTTAGTAAATGAACTAAAATACATGCTTTTCAGCTGGTGGTAGGTAGAATAAAAGTCATTTACCATATTTTGTGAATCAGCAATTCatgttaaatttgaaataagggTAAATTATTGTGagtctaaaaaaaatataaattgtaaatattacccctattaaataatttttttccattattttgTCTGTCTATTTTTGAACTAacaagtgatatatatatatatattcaattattctttttatgattttttaaaaatgatattctaCATACATATAATGATATAAATGACTCAATAATGAATTTTCAATATTAACAGCATGtcagtttaatatttaattttaatttatattattttaacacAAACAATCTCTTAATAGTAGGTAGTTATAGTCTCCCGATTTATAGGAGAGTTGGCTCTACTTGTGTGCTTGACCTTGTGGAAGTACTCGCATGCATACCCTGTTAGGTTATCTGCAGGTTGGTTCATCATGCTTTGCCCCCTTCGGGGACAGAAAGAACGCACTCAGTTCCAACTTTAACAAGCCGGCAAGAAGAAGAGGTAGTCGAGCTTAATTTACTAATCGTCAAAACCCAATAGAATTAACCCTGCCTAATCCCCACGTCATCTAGCTATgtatcaattaaatttattgcCTATATAAATTAGAGAAATACAATGGTAATGTTCAAAAACTAAAAGTTatataaaactaatttaatttgattatctgTCAtcaaaattaggagagaaaaaatttaaatatggaAAATATATGAGGAATTGCAAAAACTCCTTAGTTATTTGAAGTTTGAATACATTGAATACTCACTTGAAGTAATCTCCCTTCATTAAACTAGTGAGAAGGCTAATCAAAGTGTGTTTAAATAAGTTAGTAGTAGATGGTAGTACGAAATTGTTATATTATCTGTGTCGGGTAACATAATATTTGTCTAATACGAACAAAATAAGAGAGAGGGCATAGACCTCACCTCCCTTATATGCTCATTTCAGGCAAATTCAACGCGAGCAAGAGAACATTTTTGGATaatagtaaatttttaaattaattactcatTTTATCATTTGAATTAAAGATGGTCAAATCTTAGACTAAAAATATGAGAATGCTGGTTAGATATTTGGTTGTGATATTTGTTTATTAATGTGTAATATTTTATGTAGCATAAATACAAatgtataataaattagttGTGCATACAATTCTATCGGGTTTAACAATTAAACCCCCCAAAATCACTTGGTTTCGGCCAAGGCAGCCAGAAAACGACCAAACTAGTGGTGGTTTGGCCCATGGTTATCCTTTTTTGGAGAGTGCAAGTGaggaagggaagaaaaaaaagatgaataatggaaaaataaaaaaaaaaagaagaaaattggaaGGAGACTATGAGACACCCATGGTAGGATCCACTACTTCAATCATGGTTGTCCTTTCTTCGGCAATTatgaaagggagagagagggaaaaaaaaaacacaaaagattgcaagaaaaaaaaaaaaaaaaaggcaactacagtcaaattagtgtgtttggccataaaaaattgttatttgtaCATAAAAAGTTATACTTTGAGCTACACACATGCACAAATGACAAAATACTCCTCATTCAATTGTAAATTTACTCTCCCTCCCCTTGGCTAGCTCCTCTCTCCTTTTTCTCCCATTCTCATAGCCGTCTTCAACGATCGCTTGTCGTCGCCTTTACCTCGCCTCTCGCACACCAACCGTCGCTATATCATCCCCACCACGAAGTTGGAGATGTAGAGGTGGTCAGGGAGTGAGAGGCGAGACAGGCAAGTTAAAGGCAGCGATAAGCGATTGCTGGAGACGACCatgggaaggggagagagatgagagaagagACAACCAAGACTGGTGAGTAAATTTGTAATTGGatgaagggtattttggtcatttatgtgtatatgtaaCCTAAGGTATAGCCTTCTATGTACAAGTAGTATGATTGTTGGCCATAACAGCAACCATTTCCAACGAGAAGatgtgtaagaaagaaaactgGGAGGAGTTGATGAGACAACTATGTGGATGAATATTTGTTACATCAACAGTTAACGGTAAAAATATAATGGTATTAATAGTAATAAGAAATGTATAGTTGAATactataattgaaaaaattaaaaaggtgattctgaaatttaaaaaaaaaaaaaaacagaaaaatgttGGGATTATGTAATTAACCCTTTTTTTTAATCCCCTACTTCCTATCAGCTGTAGTTGGAGGACAATTTATGGTTCATCTCCCACTGCAAATCAAGCTCCCAAAGAGAGTGTGAATTGTGAAAACCAAATCGCTCTGCAGATGCACCTTTAAGCTTTGGGGGTTTTCACACTAGTGTTTTCTCCTTCAATGAGAACGgattaaaagtaattttatgtAAACAACCAAACAGTTTGCTTTCCAGCGTACTCCATTGCTTCTGTAAGCTGAAAATTTTCTGATTTTGGGATAGAAAATCACATTCATTGATGGAAGCTCTTTGCATGTTCCTGAGAAAAGAAAACCTCAATCATCTGCATCACCACAGTGGGAGTTTTCTGGGTTTCATGTTAATTTGATCCTGTTCAGTCCAATTTCAGTATGTCATTAAGAAACATACGGCTCTCCATTCATTTGTACGGACTAAGCGACCAAaacataagaaaataatttctaataacTGCAACGGACAACTCAATATACAAGAGATTCAAATATGTCCAAGATCAACTAATTCAACAAAACTTTAAAGTTCTACATCTAAACCCACCTAAGAATGCACTTTGATGCATTTACCTGATGAGTTTATTCGGCACTTTGTGATGCTAGATACAATTCAAATCGACAGTTCTATCTATAAACTGACAATGTCACTGACACCCTCTTTGAGGCACACCTAACGAGCTCAGGGCACAGAACCTGTTTCACTGCTCCCCCTTTACAAGACATACAAAACACAAGACGTGATGCCACTTTCAAACACATTCTCAGATGGGTATGAGAGGAGATAAAGTAAACGAGATCAACAAGCCAATTGATCTCTATATGGAGAGATTTCTTCGAAAATGGGAAGTCTTCTTGTTCTAAATGGTGTCCACTGGTTCATCAATTCGTCAAGCCCCTCGACACAAATGTCCTCCAAGCTCAGTCCCACGGGACTAGAGGAGGAAACTGTAGATTGACATGGTTCTAGTTCCTTCAGTAATTCCTCTGCACGATTTCTTGTTTTTGGGTCATCAGCTCCAGAAAGATTACCTTGCAAAACTTCCTCAAGAATAGCACGTGCCCCCGCATACTTCGCTTGTTTAAGGAGACATAGGCACAAGTTGCAGGCCTTGTTGGCATCAGGATCAATCTGCTGAGCTTTACCGTATACAACCTCAGCAGCTGCATAGTTGGCTTGTTGCATATAGGCCCACCCCAAATTGCCCTGGACCACGTGCAGATAGGAGGGTTAATTAGTATTATGATACTTTGAAAAGTTGAAGGCCAAAGGCAAAACAAGATTACGTTTTGGAAGCAGACCGCACATATTATCTTCTATGAATATCCAGACATAAATCAAGTACTCCTACGCAATGCATGTATATGCGAGAGCAAAAGACAGTTACAGACTTCAGAGAGAGTAAGTAGAAGGATAAGAAGTCGACAAAGACGAAGATAATGGAATAAGAAACTTCTATCCAAGAGGTAGAGATGGTTTTCAAGAACAGGGGATTTgctgattttcttttctttcttgttaaCATCAAATGACAAATTTTTAAGTAGAAGAACAAGGAGAATGCAATTTATGCAGGACAAATGGTAAATTGACCTCAACTGAATATTTAGTAAAGGCCTCATCGCAAATCAAGTATAAATCAGCCGTGAAGCAGATGATTTAGTCACAATGGATaacatcttttttctttttttcttttttaagccATTACAGACATCCCATCTTACTTTACAGAAGTTACTTCTCCGATCTAGTAACAATTGCCTTAACCTGCAGGGTCAGTTATGTTTCATACCCAGAAAAGAGAAGCAGCACTGCAAACAACGGCACACCCACCGTCATTACTAGGTACAGAAATTGTGACTATTTTCTACCTCTCCTAAGGTATAAATGGAACAACTTCCattttattccaccattgacgAATAATTAACCACCTGCTTCTTTAGTTCCATATTGATGAAACACGTGTGTAGTCCTGAAGATATTTCAGAAAGGGGAAAAGAGAAAATGGGGAAGAAAAACAACTCTTCGATGACGATCATGAACTGACCAGTAGAATGTAGTTTGGCTAGAAAAAGATTATTACCAGTATCCTAGAAGTCTCTTGCTTGACGGTGACCTGGAACTTCTTCCCATGGGAGCGAGCTGTCTTGGTCAGCTTCCCATTGAATGCTTCTCCTTGGTAGATCATCCGAAGCTTTTGCTTCAATAACTCAATTTGCTCGTCCAATTTCCCACATTTCTGCAAAATCCAATTTGGCTtaattcaaataataagaaaataaagaggTCAATCAAAAATTACATGTTTTACTTAAATGACCACATGAGATTCAAGATGATAAAGTGTGTTAgaattaaaatgcaaaaatagtgaaaatttcAGATACAACAATGTGTACAGGTTCATAACAAGGAATTTTAGGATCCATGAATAATTTTTGTGGCCCTAATTGATGATAACTAATAGATGGCAGTTCTCTTTGCTCTTTATTTTGAACCATCTTCCGGGTGAACATTCTGTCACATAGAAACccattttcctcaaattttggaTGAGGGTTCACTTAACATTATAGAAGGTCTAAAATCCATGGAAGGTAGCATCCGTGTTCCATCAAATAGACTGAAGAGAAGATACCAAATCAGAGTTGCAAATTATCCAACACCAGGGTTTCTCAAGAAAATCCAGAATTtgacctaggaattatttcagATCCTAC from Diospyros lotus cultivar Yz01 chromosome 4, ASM1463336v1, whole genome shotgun sequence includes the following:
- the LOC127800690 gene encoding protein SULFUR DEFICIENCY-INDUCED 2, encoding MKGDLKNKQESYHVVHKLPPGDSPYVRAKHVQLVEKDPDAAIVLFWKAINAGDRVDSALKDMAVVMKQQDRAEEAIEAIKSFRGRCSKQAQESLDNVLIDLYKKCGKLDEQIELLKQKLRMIYQGEAFNGKLTKTARSHGKKFQVTVKQETSRILGNLGWAYMQQANYAAAEVVYGKAQQIDPDANKACNLCLCLLKQAKYAGARAILEEVLQGNLSGADDPKTRNRAEELLKELEPCQSTVSSSSPVGLSLEDICVEGLDELMNQWTPFRTRRLPIFEEISPYRDQLAC